The segment CGCGACACCCTGCAGGAAGGCCTGGCGAATCGGGCTGCAGACTGCGAATGCCGTGTTCTACGGCCTGATGGCGAAATGCGGTGGGTTCGCTGGCGTGTGTTCCCCGTGCTCAATGCCAAGGGCGAAGTCTATCGTCTGGCTGGTGTGGCTGTGGATATCACCAAGCGTCGCCACGCCGAAGATCTGCTGCGCGAAAGCGAACGCCGGTACCGGACAATAACCGAGAACCTTCCGGGCGGAATGCTGCTTTTGGATGGCGACATGAAGGTTGTTGCGGCCAACTCTACATTCAAGCAATGGTTTCCGGAGACTGAACATGATTTCGGCGGCCATTGCTATTCCCTGATGGGCCAGCAGGAACGATGCCCCTTGTGCCCATGCTCTACGCTGTTTGTTGACGGTGAGGTGCATACTCAGTTCAAGGAATTATCTGTTCATGGGGCGATGCGAATGTTCCGGGTCATTGCCTGCCCCATTCGTGATAACGAAGGGAAGGTTGTTCAAGGGGGGGTCATGTACTCCGATGTAACCGAAGAAGTTAAACTCACTGAGCAATTGCAGCGTGCGACCAAGACGGAGCTCTTGGCGACCATGAGCAGTGGCATTGCCCACGAAGTCAACCAGCCTTTGAATGCCCTCAAGTTGTGGACAACCGGTTTAATGATGCTGGTGGAGAATGAAGGGCGGGTGGAGATGCCGAAACTGCTGGAGCAGTTGGGCAAAATCCAGGGCGCAGCAGACAGGATTGCCTCGGTCATTGACCATATGCGAATGCTTATTCGCAAGGGGGACAATGTGGAGGTGGAGGTCGTTGACCTCAATATGGCTGTGAAGCGAGCCTTGACCTTGATGTCCGCCAAATTGGCGTATCATGGCATCAAACTGTCGTTGGAGTTGGAGCCGGGGCCCGCTCTGGTTCGGGCCAATGGGATTCAGCTTGAACAGGTCGTGATCAATCTGATGGTCAATGCCGTTGACATTCACGACACCTATGATCGGCGCGATAAGCAGATTGTTATATCGACCATAAACAATTCCAGCCATATGATCTTGTCTGTCGAAGATAACGGCCCCGGATTTGCAGATGAACCGGATAAAATATTCGAACCGTTCTACACGACCAAGAGCCATGGCGGAAGCATGGGCTTGGGGTTGGCCCTTGTCCAAACCTTCGTGAATTCCTGGAACGGTAAGATAACGGCCGGTGCCTCCGAGCAGTTCAAGGGAGCGAAGATAGAGATATCACTGCTCAAGGGAACCGTGTCGTAGCCTGCAGAAGGGGAATTGACGAATGAAGATTTTGATCGTGGACGATGAACCCATCAGCCTGGCCAGCTTGGGAGACATGATTTCCATGCTCAGGTTTGAGCCAGTGATGTGCAAGGATGCCGAGGAGGCACTCAAACGCTGCTCAGAAACATACTACCCTGTAATCATTACTGATGTGTGCATGCCTGGGATCGATGGCCTCGAATTTCTGGAACGTATCAAGAAGAGCAAGGGAACATCCTCCAGTGATGTGATCATCATCACCGGCCACGGTGAAATGGAAACTGCGGTCAAGGCGCTCAGGCTGGGAGCCTATGACTTTTTGAAGAAGCCTCTGGATGCTCGCGAGCTTGCGGCCGTGGTTGAACGCAGCGCCGAGCATCAGGCCTTGTTGTTTGAGAACAGAGATCTTTCACAGTGTTGTGATCGGCGCATTCTGGAGGCCACTCTGGATCTGCAGCGCGATTTGGAAGACGCAAGGGAGCAGCTGCGGAAGATTACCGGGGTGGGCAATATCGTTGTTTCTTCACCCTGCATGCGCCAGATTCTCAATGATGCCAGGCTCTATCATAAAAACACCGATGTCCCCGTGCTTATCGAGGGGGAGACCGGTACAGGCAAGGAGATTGTAGCCCGGTTGATTCATCATGGCGAAGATGACTTCAAGGCTCCGTTCGTGGATATCAACTGTTCAGCGATTTCGGAAAATTTGTTTGAGAGCGAGCTGTTCGGCTATGAGGCCGGTGCCTTTACCGGCAGCGATCGGAAAGGATCAAAAGGAAAGCTGGAGGCCGCTGGCAAGGGTTCTGTTTTTCTGGATGAAATTGGTGAACTGCCCCTGCATATCCAGCCCAAACTACTGCGTGTCCTTGAAGATCGTACTTTCTACAGAGTGGGCGGCATCAAGAAAATGCCGCTGGAGGCGCGCATCATATGTGCCACCAATTGCAATCTCGAAGAGATGGTGGAGGAGGGCACCTTCCGCCGGGACCTCTATCATCGTTTGAAGATTGGCTATTTCACAATATTGCCGCTCAGGCAGCGCAAGGAAGATATTGGGCCTCTGACGCAGTTGTTTTTGGCAGACGAGTCCAAAGCCAAAAAGAAGCGATTCAAGACGGTGTCCAAGGCCGCGTTGGACATGCTCAGGGCATATCCATGGAAAGGGAATGTGCGCGAGCTGAAAAATGTCATTGAGCGGGCTGTTCTGGTGTATGACGATGACGAGCTTAGAACGGAGCATTTGGAGTTTCTGGCCGTTAAGCCCGGCGCTAACATGGGCTGGCGCCCCTCGTGCAACCTGTTTGATCTTTCTGATTTGACCCTGCCTGATGAACCTTTCGATCTGGATGAATTCCTGAATGACCTCAAGCGACAGATTGTGATTAAGGCCGTCGGTCGTTTTGATAATAACAAAACGCAGGCCGCCGGATTTCTCAACTGGGATCGCAACAAGATCTATCGCCTGATGGACGGATAATCTCCCTACCACCGAGTGGCATTTTTGATGCTGCACAAGCACCGCACGATACCTCGAGAGAGAGGTGTCCTGCGGTGTTTTTTATGGTCGAGTTTTGGACCTTGCGTTCGAATGCAAGCGTTCGTTTTCGAACGATGGGCGTGCCGGAGAACATGAAGGGTTTATTGTTTTGAATTATTTCCCTGTGATTACGGATGGTTGATGAAATATCTTTTGCTGGTTGGAGTTGGCATACGTTTTGAAGTCTTTAGGGAGTCGAATGACATGCGACAGAGGATCACCGGCTTTGCCCGTACTGCCGTTTTGGGCCGCACGGGGAGAGGGAAAAAGCCAGATGGATGAAATAGTAGTTGTGCAGCCTGCGAGGCCGAACGGGAATGGTTGGGAGGAGTTGAAATGGAATTAGGTTTGTTGAAAATGAGGTTGGCCTTCGCGGGTGTTCTTGGAATTGCCGTGGTTCTGGTCTGGTTCTGCCCGGTTTCAACGGCGCAGAGCGTTCCTGCTGCGACAAAGTTGACCGATGATCATTGCATCGTGTGTCACCCCAAGGAGCCTGCATTGGTTGCCGTCAATGGTGGCAAGCATGGCACTGAGATCGGGTGTCTGGATTGCCATAGAGAGCACCCGCCCCAAGGGACGCGAGCTGTGCCTGAGTGCACCATGTGTCATACGGGCAAGGAGCATTATACACTGGATAATTGCAGCCAGTGCCATTCTTCGGGGCATGCTCCGCTGAATTTGAGTCTTGAGGGCGACATTACCGAGCCATGCCTGACCTGTCATAGCGAACAGGGTGTCGAGGTCAAGCACCACCCGAGCGCACATGCCGACATGGCCTGCAACGAATGTCACACCAGCCACCGCGAGGTTCCCGCATGTCTGGACTGTCACTCTTCTCATACCGATAGCATGGACCAGGAGTCCTGCACGACCTGCCACCCGGCTCACAAGCCTTTGGTGGTCAAGTATGAAAGAGGAACGCCTTCGGAATATTGCAAGTCGTGTCATGAAGAGGCTTTCAACGTGCTCGCCATCAATACGACAAAGCATCATGACCTGGCTTGTGACAATTGCCACCGTTCAGAGCATAAGGCCGTTCCTCCTTGCTTCGCCTGTCATGGCCGGCCGCATCCGGAAGCCATGCTTGAGAAATTCGAGGATTGTAGCGACTGCCACGGCACGGCGCACGACCTGAGGCGATAGCGCGGGCCGGGAGCAACCGGCGCGATGATTTTAGTAACGGCGACAGCATGAGGTGAACGATATGAGATTGGTTAAAGGTTTGATGCTGCTTGGTCTGCTTGCGGTCTGCCTGGTGTGCGTGGCGGCCTGCGAGAAAAGGACCCCGGCCGGGGGCGGTGCTGCGGAGCCGATATCCGTGGAACCTGCGCAGCCGGAAAAGCGTGAAATTGCATTATACGACAGCGGGGTTTCGCCGCTGACAACCGAGCAGTGCGGACAATGCCATTTCCCTGTCTACGATGCCATCCGGGAGGATGGCGGAAAGCACAAGATTCCGTGTGTGCAGTGTCATGAGCAGTATCATGCATACAGCCCTCGGAAGCAGAACTTTGATGAGATCATGCCCAAGTGCGGCACCTGTCACGTGGGGCCGGACGGAGCTGAATTCCACGGTTCGGATGAATCGCTCAAGGATTGCTTGAAGTGTCATGCCGATGTGCACCGTCCTCTGCTTATGGATATGGAGAATCTGTCACCGGATTGTGGCACCTGTCACAAGCCTGTGGCTGGTGAATTGGTGATGAATCCCAGCGCTCACTCCAGTGATGTGGGTTGTGAGGATTGCCATGCCGACAACCATGGCAAGATCCCGGAATGCGCCGACTGTCATGAGTCGCATAGTCCGGAAGTGGAAATGACATCCGCCGAATGCATGACCTGCCATCCCGTGCACAAGCCCACGGTTGTGACCTATGGCGAGGACGTTTCGTCTGCGATTTGTGCAGGGTGTCATGACGATGTGCAGCATAATCTGACCAAGAATATCACCAAGCATACAGATGTGCCTTGTGCATCATGTCACCTCGAACACGAGGGCATCGAGCCATGCAGCAAATGCCATGGTGAACCGCACTCCAAGACCCTGATGCAGGATACATCGAAGTGTGGAGATTGCCACGGCACGGCACACGAGCTGGCTGCGGGATGAAGCAAGAGAACCAACGAGTCCGTACTGCCGGAGCTGTGCACTGCATGCATGGCTCTGAGCAGGGCGGTAGGAGAGAAATATGAGACACGGACAATGGATGCGTAACGGGGTGCGATTCTGGGCACTAGGTCTGGTTGCGGTGCTGATGGCCTGCCCTGCATGGGCAGCAGTGACCGGTCCGTGTGTGGAATGCCATACCATGCACAGCTCTCAGGATGGATCGACGATGGGCAGCAGTGCCGTGGGTATGGCTCATTTGACACTTAACGGCTGTATCGGTTGCCATACCAATGGCGGTTTGGGTGGTGTCGCCCCTGTGGTTGACGGCACCTATAATACCGACTCCTGCGCTGGTGGTACCTTTAAGGAAGGTGCCGGTGGTGTGCAAAGCGATGCGGGCGTCCATAATGTGGACATCGTGATGTCTTCCCTCGGTGAGGACGACACGCTGACCGGGACCAACATTCCCGGTTTGTCCGGTGGAATGAACTCTGGAAAGGGCGATCAGGATGCTCAAGCCTTGACTTGTGCAGGCAAGAACGGTTGTCACGGCGATGCCACCATCGATGGCAACGATGCCGGTATTCAGGGCTTCCACCACGGAGCCAAGGATGGATACCGCTACCTGCAGATCGCAAGCAACCAGGCAGCAGTCCTCGGTAAGGGTGCCGCTGACTGGGAGGCCGGAATATCCGGTTCTGCAGATGGTACGGGTGGTGAACACAACATCTACAGCTCCGATGTGAGCGCAGGTATCAACAAGCTCTGCGCCAACTGTCACCCGGATTTCCACTCGCTGGCCAATACCAATGATGGCAGCAACTGGCTTCGCCACCCCACGGATAACGATATTCCGACTGCGAGTGGTTGGTCTGCTACGGTGAACTACCGTGAGAATCCGTTCGCTTTCGAAGACATTACCTCCATGGCTCCTGGTACGGCCTATACCGTGACCGGAGCACAGGTGGCTTGCATCTCTTGCCACCGAGCCCATGGTACGCCTTATGACGACCTGCTGCGTTGGGATTACAATGCCCAATTGGCAGGAAGTACAGTTAGTTACGGTTGCCTCGGCTGCCATAACAAGCAACGTGGTTCTTAAGGGAACCTACGGGATCTCTATGGTGCAACACCTCCCACTCCTCCACCATAGGACGAAGGGGGGGGCTAACGTCCCTCCCCTCAATTTTTCGATATATGCGTCAGGGATGGAATTATGAATTTTCTCCGCCTGCGCTCCATAAGACTGATGGCCCTCCTTGTTTTGCTGGGGATGGTGCGTTTGGGCGCAGCCGAGGACGTTCTGCCGGAGGATGTGCCTCGTTCCGAGGAGCCTGCGGCAATGAGTCACTTTTCGACTCAGGATGAGAATAGAGCTGAGAAGGCTGTCGTCATGGGGACCGTGTTTGAGGATTACGAAGGCCTCAGGATGTCGTTTCCATCACGGGTCTTCGTGGATCGGAGTAACGGCGAAGTCTATGTCGTGGACGGCGGCAATTCCAGAATCCTCGTCTATACCCATGATTTGTATCCACTGCTCTCCATGGGCGTTTCGGATGGCCTGGAAAGCCCCGTGGGTGTTTCCGTGGGCAGCGATGGCTACGTCTATGTGGCTCAGGTTCCAGGCAAGGGCGGCACACAATCCAGAATCTCCGTATTCAATCCTGCGCTGTCATGGGAGCGCGACATCGTGTTCCAGGGATTCAATGGTGCGGAATCTTTTCGTCCCCGCAACGTACTCGTGACCCCGCAGGGCGAGCTGTACGTCAGTGGTGACAGTTTTGCCGGTCTGGTTGTCCTGAATGCCGATGGTGTATTCGTCCGTCTGCTGAGTGTTGAGGACTCTGTAGGTGGCGAGGCCCCGCGGCAAGCCATGATCAGCGATATGGAATTGGATGCCTCCGGGCGGTTGTATCTTCTCAGCGAAGAGATGGGGCGAGTCTACGTGTTCGATGGAGATGGTGTTCTTCAGCGATCATTCGGGAAGAAGGGTGGTGGCTCGGGCAAGCTCAGTAGGCCCCGGGGTATTGCCTTGGATGAGCGTGAGCGGCGGGTCTTGGTAGTGGACTACATGCGGCACACGGTAAACGTCTATTCCTGGGAAGGCGAACATCTGTTTGATTTCGGAGGCAAGGGGTGGCGTGACGGATGGTTTCAATTCCCCAATGACATCGGGGTGGATTCCGTCGGTGACGTTCTTGTAGCCGATACATTCAATAACCGCGTTCAGGTGATGCGTTTGGAATAGCCTCGGCCGGGAGCTAGGGCAAGAGTTGGGGGAGAAAGATCATGCAGTTGGTCATGCGCGTGGTTCTTGTTCTGGTTGCGCTGATGGCGACCGCCTGCACTTCGCTTGAGAAGATGCCACAAGCCTTTCCGGGTGGGGGAGGGCAGGTTTATTTATATTTTGAAACACTTGGAACCGGTGGGGCAGAGATTCGTTTTGCTCTGTCCGATGTGTTTCTGGTGGACGAAGACGGCAGGCGTCATCCACTGGGCGCGGAAGCGGAGCTGTCGTCGGCTGATCCCGATGGTGGTTTGCGGCTGGCTGTGTCGGGAATGGAGCCGGGCAGATATGTGGGCATGGCGTGGTGCGTGAGTTGGGCCACTGTGGAACGCAATGGCGTCATCGTGCCTCTGGAGCTGCAGGAAACCGGTGGGGAAACCCTGGTGGAGATTGATTTCACCTTGAAACCTGGTCGCAGCCGGACATTGTTTGCCCAATGGTTCGCCGAGCCTTCATTGTGTGAGGATGATGGTTTCCTGCCCAAGCTGACTATACGTGAGCAGCGCGTTGAGTTGGCTTCTTCTCTGATTTTTGTATCCAACGTCGCTGACGCGTCCCTGACCGTGATTGATCGATCTCTGAGCCGGGTTGTTGGCTCCATTGCCGTGGGGTCCGCTCCCATGGGCCTTGTTTCCTCCCCAGATGGCACCTGCTTGTACGTCGCCAGCCATGGTGGACGATGCATTTCGGTGGTGGATGTGGCTGCCGGACATGTGGTGGACACCTTCGGCAACCTTGGCCGCGCCCCTACGGAATTGGCGATATCCCAGGATGGGGAATTGCTGTTTGCCGTCAATCCGGCCTCGGACAGTGTGACGGTCATTGAAACGGCGACAGGCCAACCCGTGCGCGTGGTTGATGTGGGACGTAACCCCGGCGGCATCGTTTTCGATGCGGACAGAAACAGGGTGTATGTGGCCAATACCGGCTCAGGCACCCTGTCCGTCATTGATGGCAATACACTTCAGGTTGTTCGCACCGTGACCGTAGGTCAGGCCCCACGAGGGGTGGCTGTGGCCGATGGCACCCTGTTCGTCACCGATGGCGGGACTTCCACTCTCTGGTTGGTCGATTTGCCGTCCTATGCCGCGTCGGTGGCGGTTTCTGCAGGAAGTCGCGGGGGGCGTCTGCTGCAAGGGCTGCACGGCATGGTCTACATGACGGCCCCTGTGAAAGATGAACTGGCATTTGTGCGAACCGCCACTCGTTCTGACGTGAAGAGGGTGCCAATGAACTCGGCTCCCGGGCATATGGCCTTGGATACGGTGCATCGCAAACTCTACGTGGTTTGTAACGAAGCAGACAAACTGGTCGTTGTGGATGCCTCGATGCGAAAGATCGATACCGTTATGCATGTGGGCAGGAGACCCTACGGCGTCACGGTCATCGACGAATGAACGACGTGTTGGATTTCATCGTCCTTCAATGCCGGACGGCAGTGAAATGTGCCATATGCGGCCTGATTCTCCTGCTTGGGGCAATGGCTTGTCCCAAGGGAGGGATGGCGGAGGACAGGGTGAGTGGAGCGCTCCAGCTTTCGTATCGTATCGCGGAGATTCGATCCGGGGATGAGGAGCGCATCGATAGCAGTTTTTTGCGGCTTTACAAGGTGCGGTTGAGCAAGGATGTCACCTCTACCGTGAATTTTACAGGGAGCTTTGACTTGAGCGAGCAAGAGACCAACGAAGTCAAAACAACTTCGCAGATTCCCGAACTGCGGCTCACTGTGTGCAGTGATGTCGTGAACGGGAACGTGGGCTATCGCTTGGTCGAAAAGGGGTTGCATGGTTTGACCACGGCTTCCGACGAAGAGCGGCGAACCACTGAATCCTGGAATGTTGATCTTGCCACGGCAGCCTTGGAGCGGACCCGAATCCGCATGTCCTACCGGCGAGATAGGGACTATGACTACCTCCCCGTGCGGAGCACTGACACTCTGAAGGATGACTGGTTTTGGACAATCGACCATGAAGTGATGGATTCCCTGAGTGTTGGCTATAGCTTGCGACTCAGGGAATCTCAGGACCTAGCGGCAGATGTGCGTCAGGACTACCAGAGCAACGAGGGCTGGTTGCGCTTTAATGACAGGTATCTGGATGACGAGTTGGCTATTTCCGGAAGCTACACGCATACGGTGTCCGAAACTGATATCTCGGTGGGCAGTACGCCCTACGACGTGGAAACTCAGGTGGCTCCCCTGGCAGGCTTGGGCCGGGAGACGACACCGGGGGCAGGGATTGCTCTGGATCCTTTGGGTGCACTGATCGATGGCGATCTGAAATCCAGTGTGGGGTTCAACATCGGCGGAGCCGGGAATACGGATCGCAATCTGGGGCTTGATCTGAATCGTGCTACCCGGGTGGATGAACTCAGGGTCTATACCACCGACGCCACGTTCACTCCTGCGGATTATACCTGGGCACTGTACTCCAGTGATGATGGTGTCTTCTGGTCTCAGATCAGTGCGTCTGCAAGCTTCGTTTACGATGACGAGAAGGACTACTTCGCCATCACCGTACCCGGGGTGGAAAAGCGCTATCTCAAGGTGGTGAACACGACCAATGACGCCACGGTTTCGCCAATCTATGTCACCGAGATCGAAGCCTATTCCCTGGAACCGCATGCTGCTGATTCCTCGGATAGTGATATGGCCGTGACCAAGAACATTCAGTTGAACATGAATTACCGGCCCAAGGAATGGCTGCAACTGTCGTATGACATGAGCCAGATCAGGCGCATGGAAGAAGCGGGGGCGGATGAGGTTCGTCATGACACGCATAACGCAGGGGTGCGGGTGAGCCATAACCTCGGGGCGTATGTGACGGCTACCGGTCAATATCAGCGGCGTCTTGAGACTCAGACCGGCGAGCTGGACAGGACGTCGGATTCCTACTTGGCGAACCTGTTGGCTCAACCCATGGAGACTCTGGATGTGGACTTGTCCCTGAGCCGAGTGGATTCGCGCGAGGGGTCACAGGAAGTGTCCAGCAACAGCGTTGCCCAGATGCATGTGGGGGCATTGCTCAGAAAGGGAGCGCAACTGGACGTTGAAAGCGGGCTGTCCGTTAATGAGAATTTTCAATCCGATGCCGTGACTACCGCCAGGAATCTGGACACCAGTCTGCGACTGGAATTGACGCGCAGCCTGACTGCCGATCTGATTCACGACATGAGCTGGACGGAGACCGAGCAGGCTTCGAATGTCACCAGGGGGCGGACATCATTCAGCAAGCTTGCCCTGTATTATCGCCCTTCGCGAGTACTCTATCTGCGCGGTTCGTACAGCCTCGATCAGGATCACATCACGGGCGTGGAAACGACCAGGCAGGAGTGCACTCTCGGATGGCTGCTGACGAGAAAGCTCCAGCTGGATACCGGATGGTCCTTGGAGCGTAATGGCAGCGAGAAAAAAATATTCAATGTGGACTTGGCATGGACCCTGAGCCGGATGCTCAACTTGCGATTCGGCTACGACTGGACTTGGCATCAGGCAGATATTCTGACCGAGGTGCATCAGTATTCCATGGACCTGTCCGCGAAGTTTTAGAGGTGGGTGAGATGAAAAATATGATTGGTTTGATTCTGTTTTTGAGAAGAGGGACAGGGGCTCTGCCCTTGATGCTGGTCATGGCATCACTGCTGTTGGCAGGGTGCGCCAAGCCCATGAATTATGTCCATCCCAATGCGGACCTGAGTTATGTGCGTTCTGTGGCCATCGTGCCATTCAAGAACCTGACTCAGGAAAAATGCGCAGAGGAAAAGGTGATGCACGTGGTGGCCACCGAGATGCTGCGCCGTGGTGTGGATGTGGTGGAATTCGGCGAAGTGGCCAAGGTGCTGCGTGGCGAGGGGCATGGCAAGGATGAGGGCTCCATCAATCGCAAGGTGGCTGAAGGCGCTGCCCGCCGTTTGGGGGTGCAGGCGTTTTTGGTGGGTGCGGTGCAGGAGTATGGGCAATCGACCAAGGGTGGTGACGCCTACCTTGAGGTCTGTGTGTCCCTGCGGCTCATTGATGCCAAGACATGCACAATTTTGTGGGAGGCCACACATAGTCTCAAGGGGACGACAGTTCTGGACAGGCTGTTTGGTATCGGCAAGCAGAGTCGCACCGATTTGAGCCGGGATGTGGTGGTGGAAATGTTTGCATCATTATTTGAGCATGAGCGTGAGATGCCGGCGGCATTGGCCCGGCATGAGACCAAGGAACTGCGCAACGGCCTTGCGGGCATGTAGCCGGAGACCAGGGAGATGGCGTGTGCTTCGAAGCCTGTGGTTGGTGTTGTGGTTGCTGCTACCCTTGTGCGCCATGGCTGCGGAACCGATCCCGCAGGGGCGAGTGCGGCGGGTGGCGGTGATGCCCTTAGGCATGTTTTCCAATCAGGGGCACCTGATTGATGCCGCCGACTATGTGGGGGCCGGTTTGGCCGGACGCGGATTTGATGTGGTGCCGCAGGATCGACTGGAGCAGTTTCGCGTTGACCATCGTCTGCGGCGGGCAGAATTTATGGATCGGTCTGTTTTGCGGGTGCTTGGGGTGGAGCTTGGGGTGGATGCCTTGGTTGTAGGGCAGGCCTATATGACAGGTGAAGATATTCCCCGTGCCACTGTTTCCGCGCAGTTGGTGGAATGTGGCGATTCTTCGGTGGTTTGGGCGGAGAGCGTTTCGGCCAGCGGTGATGATTACACCACGGTGCTTGGTTTGGGGCGGATCAACGACATGGAGACTCTATTGCAGCGTGTTGTGGGTGATTTGTTGAGTTCCATGCCTGAGGAAATGCTCGTGCATCCTTCAACCGTGCCTGATTTTGAGATCGCACGGGCCGGATTCAAACCCGAGATATTGCGTGGCGGACAGCGCGCAACGCTGGTGGTGGAAATCAAGCCTGGGGGCGAACCGTTGCGCCGGATTCGGGCTTACTTGCTGGATAGAGAGATTGAACTGCATGCGCAGGGCAATGGTCATTTCAGTGGCGAGTTGATCGCGCCCATGGTTGAGCGAAGCTATCCGCTGCGCATCTATGTCACTGACGCCTGGAACAAACTGGTGACCGTGGAAACCGATGCCGTGCTCACCGTGGACAACAGTCCCCCTCCGTTGAGCTTTCATTCCAGCGACAGAGTACTTTCTCCCAATGCTGACGGCGTGCAGGACCAGATCCGGTTCACTCCCGAGGTCGGAGACTCCTTGCATATTCGCGGTTGGTCCGTGTGTGTCACCGATGCATCGGGGCATGCCGTGCGCTCCGAGGAGGGCCGCGGTGAGTTGCCGGAGTTTTTTGTGTGGGGCGGGCAGGACGATGCGGGGCACATCATGCCCGATGGCGAGTACGTCTGCTCGCTCACCGTGACCGATCGCGCTGGAAACAGCACCGTGGCGTCGGTGCAGCGCTTGGAAGTGGACACTGCTCCTCCCCGGGTTGCCGTTTCTCTGGTGGAGGTTGATGAGCGTCGAATGGTCACCATGACGCCTGCGCCTTTGGACAAGGTAAGCCGTTGGAGTCTGACCTTACATAGGGATGATCGCTCTGTAATTATTGAATATTACGGAAGAGGAACGCCTCCGCCCACGGTTCAGGTTCCCGACAGAGCCGCGGCATATTCTCTGGAGACCTGGGATCAGGTCGGGAATCGACAGTGGGTGGATGTCTCCCCCTTGCTGCCGCCTGAGCCGGAGTTTCAGGAGATGGATCTCGAACCGCAGGAGCGGAAGGTGTGGGTCGATGATTTTTGATGTCTTGGTACCTAAAGTCGGAGTGGTCTGCGCTCTGCTCATGTTTTTGGGGGGCTGCGCAGTTCACCCTGAGACCTACCTGCGTGAGGGGCTTGAAAATCGCGGTATCGTGGTGGTGGCGGTGTTTCCCTTTGATAACGGCACTGCCTTTGCTGATGCCAGCCCGGTGGTGACGGCGGCCTTTGTCTCCGGACTGATGGCCTGTGGCGGTTACGAGGTGGAACATTATGGCAACGTCAAAACATTTCTTCTGGATCGACGCATTCTGGCTCGCAAAGGCACGGATATGGAAACTCTGGTTCGCATGCGCCGCAGTCTGGGAGTGGACGCCGTACTTTTTGGGCGGGTGGAAGACTATGGCGATGCCGGTGGCGTTGGCTGGGATGCGGTGCCAACGGTGGCGGTGAGTGTGCGTCTGGTGGACGCCCGTACCGGAGAAATTCTGTTCATGGCGCAACATCAACGACATGGCGATGACTATGCCGTGGCGCTGGAT is part of the Desulfovibrio ferrophilus genome and harbors:
- a CDS encoding GNA1162 family protein, whose product is MIFDVLVPKVGVVCALLMFLGGCAVHPETYLREGLENRGIVVVAVFPFDNGTAFADASPVVTAAFVSGLMACGGYEVEHYGNVKTFLLDRRILARKGTDMETLVRMRRSLGVDAVLFGRVEDYGDAGGVGWDAVPTVAVSVRLVDARTGEILFMAQHQRHGDDYAVALDIGRVRTSGELARRMATEVVAQLPHGVAQ
- a CDS encoding GNA1162 family protein, encoding MKNMIGLILFLRRGTGALPLMLVMASLLLAGCAKPMNYVHPNADLSYVRSVAIVPFKNLTQEKCAEEKVMHVVATEMLRRGVDVVEFGEVAKVLRGEGHGKDEGSINRKVAEGAARRLGVQAFLVGAVQEYGQSTKGGDAYLEVCVSLRLIDAKTCTILWEATHSLKGTTVLDRLFGIGKQSRTDLSRDVVVEMFASLFEHEREMPAALARHETKELRNGLAGM